In Aegilops tauschii subsp. strangulata cultivar AL8/78 chromosome 3, Aet v6.0, whole genome shotgun sequence, one genomic interval encodes:
- the LOC109771266 gene encoding uncharacterized protein, with translation MVSWSDDSEESGYEYSSGGSPIKIPATIEDPNYSGVDDEVMVMCEHGQPAKRHVCFEGISTGRRFIACGLDEASSCGVVHWVDEEWPEHLQNALHKLWLLYEDCQRANRMACLEHSSLVHNLTSQKNKLQETYEKLVEDVNNLLDTQDNIPKENEVQQGEHEEITPSLDNNISALKEQLGAMDAENKEVKQKVDQLKSIQVAQGNVIRNLKFAHLKEKEKLSTERRNLEFHIADLVKASDKNKRKLKDIKDICDEE, from the exons ATGGTTTCGTGGAGCGACGACAGCGAGGAATCGGGCTACGAGTACTCTTCAGGCGGCTCCCCTATCAAG ATCCCGGCTACAATCGAGGACCCGAACTACTCTGGTGTTGATGATGAGGTGATGGTGATGTGTGAGCATGGCCAGCCGGCGAAGAGGCATGTTTGCTTCGAAGGGATTAGCACTGGGAGGAGGTTCATTGCCTGTGGACTTGAT GAAGCAAGCAGTTGTGGTGTTGTTCATTGGGTAGATGAGGAGTGGCCAGAGCATCTGCAGAATGCTCTTCACAAACTATGGCTTTTGTATGAGGATTGCCAGCGTGCTAATAGGATGGCATGTCTGGAACATTCATCACTTGTCCACAATCTCACATCACAGAAGAACAAGCTACAGGAGACTTATGAGAAGCTTGTTGAGGATGTGAACAACCTACTTGATACCCAGGACAATATTCCCAAGGAAAATGAAGTCCAACAAGGTGAACATGAGGAGATCACTCCTTCTTTGGACAATAATATTTCAGCTTTGAAGGAACAGCTGGGTGCAATGGATGCTGAGAACAAAGAAGTGAAGCAAAAGGTTGACCAGTTGAAGAGCATTCAGGTTGCCCAAGGTAATGTGATTAGGAATCTGAAGTTTGCTCATTTGAAGGAGAAGGAAAAGTTGAGCACTGAGAGGAGGAATTTGGAGTTTCACATTGCTGATCTTGTCAAAGCTAGTGACAAGAACAAGAGAAAGCTGAAGGACATCAAGGATATTTGCGATGAAGAGTGA